From a region of the Lactuca sativa cultivar Salinas chromosome 4, Lsat_Salinas_v11, whole genome shotgun sequence genome:
- the LOC111893449 gene encoding U3 snoRNP-associated protein-like EMB2271, with protein sequence MMKSKKFKNNNNSQNGHRSKRTKSDKPDPFFDGDSKRRKKFVHDNDEDSIKSSDSDDYEDRDVAAAVEDDGEGNEMFEDENAVEKRKRLADAFLEKMRASLRKEEDEDDEVDERGGKEDGDRDSRVARMLQAQQLEDSGRVRKLIASRVQKPGTTDGFRVLVKHRQSVTSVVLSEDDSKGFSASKDGYIVQWDVDSGKTEAYAWPSEEVLKSHGAKDPQGRAKKRSKHVLALAVSSDGRYLASGGFDRHVHLWDTRTREHIQAFPGHKGPVSCLTFRQGTSELFSGSYDRTIKIWNAEDRSYITTLFGHQSDVLTIDCLRKERLLTVARDRTMHLWKVPEESQLVFRASASSLECCCFINNDEFLSGSDDGSIEHWSVLRKKPLHIVKNAHPSLMIPNKPDDDDDDLPNGDKDDLAEKVCSSVNSWVSSVSVCRGSDLAASGAGNGVVRLWEIESDAKGVRPLYELPLVGYVNSLAFAKSGNFLVAGVGKEPRLGRWGSLPAARHGVVVHQLQLSK encoded by the exons TCCGACAAGCCAGACCCGTTCTTCGACGGTGATTCGAAGCGCCGAAAAAAATTTGTACACGATAATGATGAAGACAGCATTAAGAGCAGTGATTCTGATGATTATGAAGACAGAGACGTGGCGGCGGCGGTGGAGGATGATGGTGAGGGAAATGAGATGTTTGAAGATGAGAACGCGGTTGAGAAACGGAAGAGATTAGCTGATGCGTTTTTGGAGAAGATGAGGGCTTCGTTGAGAAAAGAGGAGGACGAAGATGATGAGGTGGATGAAAGAGGTGGTAAAGAGGATGGAGACAGGGATTCTCGCGTTGCTCGTATGTTGCAGGCGCAACAACTCGAAGACAGTGGCCGTGTTCGTAAATTGATTGCTTCAAG GGTTCAAAAACCAGGAACAACAGACGGATTTCGGGTTTTAGTGAAGCACAGACAGTCTGTAACTTCCGTGGTTCTATCAGAAGACGATTCCAAAGGCTTTTCAGCTTCAAAGGATGGATATATTGTCCAGTGGGATGTTGATAGTGGGAAAACAGAAGCATATGCTTGGCCTAGTGAAGAAGTATTGAAGTCACATGGTGCAAAAGATCCACAAGGTCGAGCTAAAAAACGTAGCAAACATGTTCTAGCTCTTGCTGTAAGCTCTGATGGAAGGTATTTAGCAAGTGGAGGCTTTGATCGACATGTTCATCTATGGGATACACGGACAAGAGAGCATATTCAG GCTTTTCCAGGGCATAAAGGACCTGTGTCCTGTTTGACATTCAGACAAGGAACTTCAGAGCTGTTTTCTGGTTCATATGATAGAACAATCAAGATATGGAATGCAGAAGACAGATCTTACATAACTACATTATTTGGTCATCAAAGcgatgttttaactattgattGCTTAAGAAAAGAACGCCTGCTGACTGTTGCACGTGATCGCACCATGCACTTATGGAAG GTTCCTGAGGAGTCACAACTAGTGTTTAGGGCTTCTGCATCATCATTGGAGTGCTGTTGTTTTATAAATAATGATGAGTTTTTATCGGGTTCAGATGATGGTAGTATTGAGCATTGGAGTGTATTGAGAAAAAAGCCTCTGCATATTGTAAAAAATGCACACCCTTCTTTGATGATTCCAAATAAGcccgatgatgatgatgatgatttacCAAATGGTGATAAAG ATGATTTGGCTGAAAAGGTTTGCTCATCAGTAAATTCATGGGTTAGTTCAGTAAGTGTATGTAGAGGGAGTGATCTTGCAGCATCAGGTGCTGGTAATGGTGTTGTTCGTCTGTGGGAAATTGAAAGTGATGCCAAAGGTGTTCGCCCACTTTATGAGCTTCCATTg gTTGGATACGTAAATTCTTTGGCATTTGCAAAATCAGGAAACTTTTTGGTTGCTGGAGTTGGCAAG GAACCCCGATTGGGTCGATGGGGGTCTCTCCCTGCTGCTCGACATGGTGTTGTGGTACACCAATTGCAACTATCAAAATGA
- the LOC128133766 gene encoding uncharacterized protein LOC128133766 gives MNTKAFANLKGSGGNIWEVFEVLDDARRAIFRNTVFGYFIDVPRLQGDALLFHKMFLHQIRPDPVLSPDGIKRLYFRVGNTKMVYGLEEFCLITGFNFGEYPKNIARKGSEKLISSKKRCLLRERLFPDHTNSSVKIGDLKSLILNQTFLALDDLDAVRVCLICILCEGFLGKEVNDRVPQDWFYLAENLDLWNSFAWGSYLWDFTYVDLEDTWNKIHHYLSLPERGQILKYSVSGFTAPIRIWIYEMIPAVRACGFALRKNKDLPRMKRWSGTKKLKWVDVNKIWSKMQEGLPPRQNMLPGDGEMTSFYYMSFQEYVYGEGKAVPSPVRDHFRRQDESSSSMSSSGRSHGRGRGSGKHKLDELLKRVHALEQHVFMNQQKPTEVFYEEVNNEQFWNDIIFEEPTVSQRNYDEQVSYTLHYLLNFINIYEYLCSYFIFENIGCAR, from the exons atgaatacgaaagcctttgcgaacctaaaaggctctggcggtaacatatgggaagtctttgaagttttagatgatgCCCGACGTGCTATTTTCAGAAATACCGTCTTTGGCTATTTTATTgatgtccctcgtttacaaggggacgctttattgtttcataaaatgttccttcatcagatccggccggaccctgttttatctccagatggaataaaacgtttatattttcgagtaggcaataccaaaatggtttatgggctggaagagttttgtttgattaccgggttcaattttggggagtatccaaaaaacattgcgagaaaagggtcggaaaaattaataagcagtaaaaaaagatgtttactgcgtgaacggctatttccggaccatactaatagttcggtgaaaatcggcgacctgaaaagtttaattttaaatcaaacattcctagcacttgacgaccttgatgcagttagagtatgtttgatatgcattttgtgtgaaggttttttgggcaaagaagttaacgatcgggtgccacaagattggttttatttggctgagaatttggatctctggaatag cttcgcttggggtagctatctatgggattttacttatgttgaccttgaGGATACGTGGAATAAGATACATCATTATTTATCACTTCCTGAGCGTGGTCAAATTTTAAAGTATTCCGTCTCAGGATTTACTGCTCCAATTAGG atatggatatatgagatgattccggctgttcgtgcatgtggatttgcattgagaaaaaataaagactTGCCTCGGATGAAAAGATGGAGcggaacaaaaaaattgaaatgggttgacgtgaacaagatttggtcaaagatgcag gaggggctaccaccaagacaaaacatgttaccgggtgatggtgagatgacatctttttattatatgtcatttcaagagtatgtatatggtgaagggaaagcagttccatccccagtacgggaccattttaggagacaagacgaatcttcgtctagtatgtcgtccAGTGGTCGCTCTCATGGTAGAGGTCGGGGCAGTGGGAAACACAAGCTAGACGAGTTGTTGAAACGGGTACATGCACTGGAGCAGCATGTGTTTATGAATCAACAAAAACCTACAGAGGTTTTTTATGAAGAAGTGAATAATGAACAATTTTGGAACGACATTATTTTTGAGGAACCGACAGTGTCACAAAGAAATTATGATGAACAGGTTAGTTACACGCtacattatttattaaattttattaacatatatgaatacctgtgttcatattttatatttgaaaatataggttgtgcaagatga
- the LOC111903059 gene encoding uncharacterized protein LOC111903059, whose product MGNVDYFHDDDDDKEVTPDKPRSRKPSQFLCTPYTELHTTPKQKRRTKKKVGMKSTSPVPPPVFGVAHDFSMLRLQPYVAGGEDVIQNYVLHSYDVQHRLFNFVLDRDFWSSLFGHTHDGWLESAVNKLLINSFKS is encoded by the exons ATGGGAAATGTAGATTAttttcatgatgatgatgatgacaaagaagttacacccgataaaccTAGGAGTCGAAAACCATCACAATTTTTATGCACTCCTTACACCGAG ttgcacacgacaccgaaacaaaaaagaagaacaaaaaagaaggttgGTATGAAATCAACAAGCCCCGTTCCTCCTCCAGTTTTTGGTGTTGCTCATGACTTCTCCATGTTGCGCCTGCAACCTTACGTAGCAGGCGGTGAGGATGTCATCCAAAATTATGTATTGCATTCATACGATGTGCAgcatcgtttgtttaatttcgtgttagatagagatttttggagctcattgtttgggcatacacacgacggatggttggagtcagcggtaaataaattgttaattaattcttttaaaagttaa
- the LOC111893450 gene encoding E3 ubiquitin-protein ligase RGLG2: MGGKNSRESSPRIRTDSGHPWSTSVTSTPRHHHHARPAPFGYGPPPAQRRLDRKYSTIADDYETLEQVTSALAQAGLESSNLIVGIDFTKSNEWTGTKSFNRRSLHNIGVVQNPYEQAISIIGKTLSAFDEDNLIPCFGFGDASTHDQSVFSFYPDSSFCEGFEDVLKRYREIAPQLRLSGPTSFAPIIEMAMTIVEASGGQYHVLLIIADGQVTRSGDTEFGQLSSQERKTIDAIVKASTYPLSIILVGVGDGPWDMMKEFDDNIPSRAFDNLQFVNFTNIMSKNVDPMKKQTEFALTALMEIPSQYKATLELNLLGARTGYSPNTVPLPPPCGGNLQFRNRSARQYRVNETAPPSYDNRVCPVCLSNPKDMAFGCGHQTCCNCGIDLQLCPICRDVINTKIRLYQ, from the exons ATGGGAGGCAAGAATTCAAGAGAATCATCACCAAGAATAAGGACAGACTCCGGTCATCCATGGTCAACGAGTGTTACTTCCACACCAAGGCATCACCATCATGCTCGTCCAGCTCCTTTTGGTTACGGGCCACCACCGGCTCAAAGAAGGTTGGATAGAAAGTATTCAACAATAGCCGATGACTACGAGACGCTTGAACAG GTTACTTCGGCTCTTGCTCAAGCAGGCCTCGAGTCATCGAATCTTATTGTTGGCATCGATTTCACCAAAAGCAATGAGTGGACAG GGACAAAATCGTTCAATAGACGAAGCTTGCATAACATCGGAGTGGTGCAAAATCCGTATGAGCAAGCAATATCAATCATCGGGAAAACACTTTCGGCTTTTGACGAGGATAACTTGATCCCATGCTTTGGGTTTGGAGATG CCTCCACACACGATCAAAGTGTATTCAGTTTCTATCCGGATTCGAGTTTTTGTGAAGGATTTGAGGATGTATTGAAACGATATAGAGAGATTGCTCCTCAACTCCGACTTTCTG GACCTACATCTTTTGCACCTATAATAGAAATGGCCATGACAATTGTTGAAGCAAGTGGTGGCCAATACCATGTTTTGCTGATTATTGCCGACGGCCAG gTAACAAGAAGTGGTGATACCGAGTTCGGTCAACTCAGTTCACAAGAACGAAAAACGATTGATGCCATTGTAAAAGCAAG TACATACCCATTGTCAATAATATTGGTAGGGGTTGGAGATGGCCCATGGGACATGATGAAGGAATTCGATGACAATATACCTTCTCGAGCCTTTGACAATTTGCAG TTTGTGAATTTCACAAACATTATGTCGAAAAATGTGGATCCCATGAAAAAACAGACAGAATTCGCGTTAACTGCATTGATGGAAATACCTTCACAATATAAAGCAACCCTCGAGCTCAATCTACTCGG TGCCCGGACTGGTTATTCCCCGAACACTGTTCCTCTTCCACCGCCTTGCGGTGGCAATTTGCAGTTCAGGAATCGAAGCGCCCGTCAGTATCGTGTAAATGAGACAGCACCTCCGTCGTATGATAATAGG GTGTGCCCTGTGTGCCTTAGTAACCCCAAAGACATGGCATTCGGTTGCGGGCATCAG ACATGTTGCAACTGTGGAATCGATCTTCAGTTATGCCCAATTTGCCGGGATGTAATCAACACCAAAATAAGGTTGTATCAATAG